From Camelus dromedarius isolate mCamDro1 chromosome 2, mCamDro1.pat, whole genome shotgun sequence, one genomic window encodes:
- the LIPH gene encoding lipase member H isoform X2 produces MLRLSFLISLMCLVRSDTDEECPSFTKLSFHSAVVGTGLNVKLMLYTRRNPTCAQAINSTALGNLNVTKKTTFIVHGFRPTGSPPVWIGDLVEGLLSVEDMNVVVVDWNRGATTVIYNHASSKTRKVAIVLKEFIDQMLAGEASLDDIYMIGVSLGAHIAGFVGKMYDGQLGRITGLDPAGPLFNGKPPEDRLDPGDAQFIDVIHSDIDALGYKEPLGNIDFYPNGGLDQPGCPQTIFGGMQYFKCDHQRSVYLYLSSLRENCTITAYPCDSYRDYRNGKCVSCGTPQTQSCPILGYYADNWKDYLREKDPPTTKAFFDTAEEKPFCSECISLLCGYYNLEQEHKKRIHNNQIERQSWKYHRIQNQS; encoded by the exons acACAGATGAAGAATGTCCTTCATTCACCAAACTGAGCTTTCACAGTGCAGTGGTTGGCACAGGACTAAATGTGAAGTTGATGCTCTACACAAGAAGAAACCCTACCTGTGCACAAGCCATCAACTCCACAGCTTTGGGGAACTTGAACGTGACCAAGAAAACGACCTTCATTGTCCATGGATTCAGGCCAACAGGTTCCCCTCCAGTTTGGATAGGGGACTTAGTAGAGGGTTTGCTCTCTGTAGAAGACATGAACGTGGTTGTCGTAGATTGGAATCGAGGAGCAACGACTGTAATATACAACCATGCCTCTAGTAAGACCAGAAAAGTAGCAATAGTCTTGAAGGAATTTATCGACCAAATGCTG GCAGGAGAAGCTTCTCTTGATGACATTTACATGATTGGAGTAAGTCTAGGTGCCCACATAGCTGGGTTTGTTGGAAAGATGTACGATGGCCAGCTGGGGAGAATTACAG GTCTGGACCCTGCGGGCCCTTTATTCAACGGGAAACCTCCAGAGGACAGATTAGATCCCGGTGACGCACAGTTCATTGATGTCATCCATTCCGACATTGATG CACTGGGCTACAAGGAACCATTAGGGAACATAGATTTCTACCCAAATGGAGGATTGGATCAACCTGGCTGTCCCCAAACAATATTTGGAG GAATGCAGTATTTTAAGTGTGACCACCAGAGGTCCGTGTATCTGTACCTTTCTTCCCTGAGAGAGAACTGCACCATCACTGCATATCCCTGTGACTCCTACCGCGATTACCGGAATGGCAAGTGTGTCAGCTGCGGCACACCACAGACACAGTCCTGTCCCATTCTGG GTTATTATGCTGATAATTGGAAAGACTATTTAAGGGAGAAGGATCCTCCTACGACTAAAGCATTCTTTGACACAGCTGAGGAGAAACCGTTCTGCAGTGAGTG TATATCATTACTTTGTGGATATTATAACTTGGAACAAGAACATAAGAAGAGGATCCATAACAATCAAATTGAGAGACAAAGCTGGAAGTACCACAGAATCCAAAATCAATCA